A stretch of the Vigna radiata var. radiata cultivar VC1973A chromosome 9, Vradiata_ver6, whole genome shotgun sequence genome encodes the following:
- the LOC106773855 gene encoding (+)-neomenthol dehydrogenase: MGEAAKRYAVVTGANKGIGYGICKKLALNGIVVVLTARNEKRGLEAVERLKEFGLSDFVVFHQLDVTDPSSVTSLSHFIKTRFGKLDILVNNAGVPGGIVNAENYLRRKRGEIFDWNLIVYQNYELAKECVETDFFGAERVTEALLPLLQLSTSPRIVNISGQIGLLKHIPNEWARGVLSDIENLTNEKLYEVLREFLKDYKEGSLESKNWPAVVSGVTMAKAGINAYTRMLAKKFPNFCINCICPGSVKTDINHNQGLLSIDEGVENPVRLALLPQDGPSGLFFSMDEVIPF, encoded by the exons ATGGGAGAAGCAGCAAAAAG GTATGCTGTAGTGACAGGAGCTAACAAGGGGATTGGTTATGGAATATGCAAGAAACTGGCTTTGAATGGAATAGTGGTGGTGCTAACagcaagaaatgaaaaaaggGGTTTGGAAGCAGTGGAAAGATTGAAAGAGTTTGGACTATCAGACTTTGTGGTTTTTCATCAACTTGATGTGACAGACCCTTCCAGTGTTACTTCCTTATCACATTTCATCAAAACCAGATTTGGAAAACTTGATATATTG GTGAATAATGCAGGTGTTCCTGGGGGAATAGTTAATGCAGAGAATTACCTTAGAAGG AAAAGGGGTGAAATATTCGATTGGAATCTGATAGTGTATCAAAATTATGAGTTAGCCAAAGAATGTGTTGAAACAGATTTCTTTGGTGCAGAGAGAGTAACTGAAGCTCTTCTTCCTCTGCTCCAACTCTCCACTTCACCAAGGATTGTCAATATCTCTGGTCAAATAGGACTATTGAAG CACATACCAAATGAGTGGGCAAGAGGAGTTTTGAGTGACATTGAGAATCTGACAAATGAAAAACTTTATGAAGTGCTTAGAGAGTTTCTGAAAGATTACAAAGAAGGATCATTAGAATCGAAAAATTGGCCAGCTGTGGTTTCTGGGGTGACGATGGCAAAAGCAGGTATAAATGCCTACACAAGGATGCTAGCTAAGAAGTTCCCTAATTTTTGCATAAATTGTATATGCCCGGGCTCTGTCAAGACTGATATAAACCACAACCAAGGCTTGTTAAGCATTGATGAAGGTGTTGAAAATCCTGTTAGGCTAGCATTGTTGCCTCAAGATGGACCTTCTGGCCTCTTTTTCTCAATGGATGAAGTCATTCCGTTTTGA